A stretch of the Saprospiraceae bacterium genome encodes the following:
- a CDS encoding CHAT domain-containing protein produces the protein MIYLKVLCFILFSNLLISQSGIDSTELKSLDSLLNVSKNLRSKGELNQSLEITLKVEKLALEKYGRISEIYANCCINHGKWCIAKSQHQEAESWYFEAIDIFKTLYGEEHNQYGKALNNLGVLYYLMGKFDKCEPIYLKVQQIQRKAVGINHVDYGVALNNLALFYKEIGRIDKAEPYFLESYQVFKNVLGVKHPQYASSITNLAVFYFNLGNLQKAESYYLEAKEVREKVLGKMHPDYGESLNNLASLYMDLGNYSKSEAYYLESNQIFEKIVGKNHPQYAQSLYNLAYLYNKMKRSKEALALLLEAKMIISRELNLNHPDYITCISLLANSYKLLKQFDLAEELFLEAKVKQQALTGINSLGYTRNILGLAKFYIDTDRDTLALELLNQAYDILTQFFGQEQSEYSLCVNYLAIAYEKLQNFKLATNFFEERLKLNQIKLHQSIQYLSVHELNKYSELFSEFNSTLFSVNYRRYQNPGSLKNLSSASLNSILFHKGFVLMAANRLNAMSGQSPETKEMYATIQSNRRRLNKEYLKKLKERNNNLIAELEENSNSLEKNLALKIAGYDDVSKQLSWVDLKKKLRKEEALIEFVSFNLDFPVKTDSIMYVALILRPQDSVPIYIPLFEEKELTTAISQSQGVSPSELYTNRGVKPINRQNYSNIYNIIWKPLEPYLENYTKIYMAASGILHRLNLNAVEISNGVILSDKYNLVQLGSTRQINTRVEDKKAIKDALLIGGIDYNFINAVQEPKLEFSSTAVNNSYSPQNNHLVHAWNYLPGTESEVIEIQHLFKNNKLPVTILQSSNATEQAIKQVGVNKASPSILHISTHGYFFSDIQSGLADSTELRSYVSTFKYSKEPMLRSGLILAGANHSWMTDSYSSELEDGILTAFEISQMDLSNTELVVLSACETGLGDIQGNEGVFGLQRAFKIAGANYIIMSLWQVPDKQTSMLMSTFYKKMLTDKMNIPDAFHAAQKDMRDLGLDPYQWAGFVLIE, from the coding sequence ATGATTTATTTAAAAGTCTTATGCTTTATTCTCTTTTCCAATTTATTAATTTCTCAAAGTGGCATAGATTCAACTGAATTAAAAAGCCTGGATAGTTTATTAAATGTTTCAAAAAATTTACGTTCTAAAGGTGAGTTAAATCAGTCCTTGGAAATAACTTTAAAAGTTGAGAAACTGGCTTTGGAAAAGTATGGTAGAATTTCTGAAATTTATGCAAATTGTTGTATTAATCATGGAAAATGGTGTATTGCAAAAAGCCAACATCAAGAAGCAGAGAGTTGGTATTTTGAAGCGATTGATATTTTTAAAACATTATATGGAGAGGAACATAATCAATATGGCAAAGCGCTTAATAACTTAGGAGTTCTCTATTATTTAATGGGTAAATTTGATAAATGCGAACCAATTTATTTAAAAGTTCAACAAATTCAGCGCAAGGCTGTGGGAATCAATCATGTTGATTACGGAGTTGCATTAAATAATTTGGCTTTATTTTATAAAGAAATTGGCCGGATCGATAAAGCTGAACCATACTTCCTTGAGTCTTATCAGGTTTTCAAAAATGTTCTGGGCGTTAAACATCCGCAATACGCAAGCAGCATAACAAATTTAGCTGTCTTCTATTTTAATTTAGGAAATCTTCAAAAAGCTGAATCATATTATTTGGAAGCTAAGGAAGTTCGAGAAAAAGTACTTGGTAAGATGCACCCGGATTATGGTGAAAGTTTAAATAATCTGGCAAGCTTGTATATGGATTTAGGCAATTATTCTAAATCAGAAGCGTATTATCTGGAGTCTAATCAAATATTTGAGAAAATTGTTGGAAAGAATCATCCGCAATACGCACAAAGCTTATATAATTTGGCATACTTGTATAATAAAATGAAAAGGAGCAAAGAGGCTTTGGCGCTTTTATTAGAGGCAAAAATGATCATTTCAAGAGAACTTAATCTTAATCATCCTGATTATATAACTTGTATTTCCTTGCTTGCAAATTCTTATAAATTATTGAAACAATTTGATTTGGCAGAAGAATTATTTTTAGAAGCAAAGGTAAAACAGCAAGCACTTACGGGGATAAATAGCCTGGGTTATACAAGAAATATATTGGGGCTTGCTAAGTTTTATATTGACACAGATCGGGATACTTTGGCACTCGAACTGTTGAATCAGGCATATGACATCTTAACGCAATTTTTTGGTCAAGAGCAATCAGAATATTCTTTATGTGTTAATTATCTCGCGATTGCCTATGAAAAATTGCAGAATTTCAAATTGGCAACTAATTTTTTTGAGGAGCGATTGAAATTAAACCAAATCAAGCTTCATCAATCCATTCAGTATTTGTCAGTACATGAATTAAATAAGTATTCTGAGTTGTTTAGTGAATTTAATAGCACTTTATTTTCAGTGAATTATCGAAGATATCAAAATCCAGGGAGTTTAAAAAATCTAAGCAGTGCCAGTCTGAATTCTATTTTGTTTCATAAAGGATTTGTTTTAATGGCGGCAAATCGTTTAAACGCTATGTCAGGTCAGTCTCCTGAAACAAAGGAAATGTATGCAACGATCCAATCAAATAGACGTAGATTGAATAAGGAGTATTTAAAAAAACTTAAAGAGAGAAACAATAATTTAATTGCAGAATTGGAAGAAAATTCAAACAGCCTTGAAAAAAATCTGGCATTGAAAATAGCTGGGTATGATGATGTTAGCAAACAACTAAGTTGGGTCGATTTAAAAAAGAAGTTAAGAAAGGAAGAAGCACTTATTGAGTTTGTTAGTTTCAATTTGGATTTTCCGGTTAAAACAGATAGCATCATGTATGTAGCATTGATATTGAGACCTCAGGATTCGGTACCAATCTATATTCCATTATTTGAAGAGAAGGAATTGACTACTGCCATTTCCCAGTCTCAGGGAGTATCCCCATCAGAATTATATACTAATAGGGGTGTGAAACCAATAAATAGACAGAATTATTCAAATATTTATAATATCATTTGGAAACCTTTGGAACCATATTTGGAAAACTATACTAAAATTTATATGGCAGCTTCTGGTATTTTGCATAGGTTAAATTTAAATGCCGTTGAAATATCGAATGGTGTAATTCTTTCAGATAAGTATAATCTTGTACAATTAGGAAGTACCAGACAAATCAATACAAGGGTAGAAGATAAAAAAGCTATAAAAGATGCCTTATTAATTGGAGGCATTGATTATAACTTCATTAATGCAGTACAAGAGCCGAAGCTTGAGTTTAGTTCAACAGCTGTTAATAATTCTTATTCACCTCAAAATAATCATTTAGTTCATGCATGGAATTATTTACCAGGAACAGAAAGCGAGGTTATTGAGATTCAACATTTATTTAAAAACAATAAGCTGCCTGTTACCATTTTACAAAGTTCAAATGCAACAGAACAAGCTATCAAACAAGTTGGAGTCAACAAAGCATCCCCTTCAATTTTGCATATTTCAACACACGGGTACTTTTTTTCTGATATCCAATCTGGTTTAGCAGATAGTACAGAATTGAGAAGCTATGTTTCAACATTTAAATATAGTAAAGAACCTATGTTGAGATCCGGTTTAATACTGGCAGGCGCAAATCACTCCTGGATGACAGATTCTTATTCAAGTGAATTAGAAGATGGAATCCTTACGGCGTTTGAAATTTCTCAAATGGATTTATCAAATACAGAACTGGTTGTTTTATCAGCCTGCGAAACAGGTTTGGGTGATATTCAAGGGAATGAAGGTGTGTTTGGATTACAGCGCGCTTTTAAAATTGCAGGAGCAAATTACATTATAATGTCCTTGTGGCAAGTACCTGATAAACAAACATCCATGTTGATGTCGACGTTTTATAAAAAAATGCTTACAGACAAAATGAATATACCGGATGCATTCCATGCAGCACAAAAGGACATGAGGGATTTGGGATTGGATCCATACCAGTGGGCGGGTTTTGTTTTAATTGAGTAG
- a CDS encoding DUF1295 domain-containing protein yields the protein MNQLNAESFLLLNYCWIALAIVVHVTMFYIKAPFGRHTSEHWSISINNKLGWFIMELPSLLIMLFFLVYGKDSLNSYVWILFLLWILHYINRTLIYPLRIKATPKKIPVFIVCSAIFFNVVNAGLNGYYLSELAGTSQYNEQWILSWNFWIGFGLFLIGMFINRTSDSLLINLRATGDTGYKIPFGFLFKYVSSPNLFGELVQWLGFAVMAWNVPALGFFIWTYANLVPRAKNHHDWYHSNFPNYPKDRKIIFPFIY from the coding sequence ATGAATCAACTTAATGCGGAATCGTTTCTCTTGCTAAATTATTGTTGGATTGCATTAGCCATTGTTGTTCATGTTACCATGTTTTACATTAAAGCGCCATTTGGCAGACACACATCCGAACACTGGAGCATTTCAATAAACAATAAATTGGGTTGGTTTATTATGGAACTCCCCTCCTTGTTGATCATGTTGTTTTTTCTAGTTTATGGGAAAGATTCATTGAATTCTTATGTTTGGATATTGTTTTTATTATGGATTCTTCATTATATAAACAGAACGCTCATATATCCGCTTCGAATTAAAGCAACTCCAAAGAAAATACCTGTGTTTATCGTGTGTTCTGCAATTTTTTTCAATGTTGTCAATGCAGGCTTAAATGGATACTACTTATCCGAATTGGCTGGAACATCTCAATACAACGAACAATGGATTTTAAGTTGGAATTTTTGGATTGGATTCGGATTGTTTTTAATTGGTATGTTTATTAATAGAACCTCAGATTCCCTATTAATAAATTTAAGAGCAACAGGAGATACCGGATATAAAATACCCTTTGGTTTTTTATTTAAATATGTTTCGTCACCCAATTTATTTGGCGAACTCGTGCAATGGTTAGGTTTTGCAGTTATGGCTTGGAATGTACCCGCACTTGGATTTTTTATTTGGACTTACGCAAATTTAGTTCCACGAGCTAAAAATCACCATGACTGGTATCACTCAAATTTCCCAAACTATCCAAAAGATAGAAAAATTATTTTTCCGTTTATTTATTAG